The Burkholderiales bacterium JOSHI_001 genomic sequence GTGGCTGCTGAAGCGCACGCCGCTGGGCGGCGGCGCCGGGCACGGCCCCATGCGCCTGGTGGCCACGCTGCCGCTGGGCCCGAACCAGCGCCTGCTGACCGTGGAAGTGGGCAGCGGCGACGACCGCCGCTGGCTGGTGCTGGGCGCCACGGCCGCGGGCATCACCACCTTGCACACGATGGCGCCGCAGGCTGAAACAGCCGCACCGGCCAGCAACGTGCTGCCTTTCGCACAGCTGCTGGCCCGCAGCCGTGCCGCCAGCACCCCGGAGGGCCGTGGTGCGCCCTGAGCCTGCCTTTTCTTGGGCCCTGCTGCGCCGCGCCGGGCCGTGGCTGGCCTTGACGGTGTTATCGGCACTTTCCGCAGCGGCTTCAGCCCAGCCCACCCCGCCGGGCCTGCCGCTGGTGGTGGCGCAGGGCGGCGGCGGCACCAGCTACTCGGTGCCCATCCAGACCCTGCTGTTTTTCACCGCGCTGTCCTTCATCCCGGCGGTGCTGCTGCTGATGACCGGCTTCACCCGCATCGTCATCGTGCTGTCGCTGCTGCGCCAGGCACTCGGCACCCAGAGCGCGCCGCCCAACCAGGTGGTCATCGGCATGAGCCTGTTCCTG encodes the following:
- a CDS encoding flagellar biogenesis protein (PFAM: Flagellar biosynthesis protein, FliO~TIGRFAM: flagellar biosynthetic protein FliO); the protein is MNFSFTPLLAFVAVLACIPLALWLLKRTPLGGGAGHGPMRLVATLPLGPNQRLLTVEVGSGDDRRWLVLGATAAGITTLHTMAPQAETAAPASNVLPFAQLLARSRAASTPEGRGAP